The Penicillium psychrofluorescens genome assembly, chromosome: 2 nucleotide sequence ATCTCACCCATTCGGACATGGCGTTGGCCGACTGGCTGCAGAACTGTCCTAAGGAAGTGTGCTGGCAACGATCCCAACACCATTTCTGGGCTGCTCTTCTGCACTCCAACTACTACACCACACTCTGTCTTCTGCACCGGGCGCACATGCCacccgcctcgtcggcgccggGTAGCTACCGAACGGAGGAAATGGCGTATCCATCGCGCACGATTGCTTTCCAGGCCGCGGGCATGATCACATCCATTATCGAGAACTTGCAGGCCCACCAGGAGATCCGATATGCGCCTGCATTCATTGTATACAGCTTGTTCTCGGCTCTGATCATGCACGTGTATCAAATGCGTTCGTCGGTCCCCTCCATTGTGGCAACCTGCCAGGAAAGGATCCACGTCTGCATGCATGCCCTCAAGGATGTGTCCAAGGTGTGGCTGGTCGCGAAGATGGTGAATACGCTGTTCGAGTCTATTCTCGGGAACAAGATCTTGGAAGAGCGCTTGCAAAAGGCTGCCGGTAAGAGGCACCAGCGAACCCGGCATGATCACGGCGCTGCCTCGAAGAAGCAGCCAGAGCCACCGAAGCGCAAGTTCGACGATATGGATCTTGGGCTGCCCAACGGCGGTCCCACGCCTCCTGTCTCGTACGAACGTTCTCGCCCTCAGACACCGGCCGTCACGCCCTCCCGGGAACTCAACCAACCTCCCCTGGGCCCGACGTCTCCCAACGCAAACGCGCACCGCGGTGCCCAGGACCCTGTGGGAGGAGGGCCAGCCGTCTCACGCGGCAACACTCGTCCGACCACCCCCTTCAACGCCCAGTTCTCTCTCCCTGCCACTCCTCccgatttcttcctggtaACCCGCACATCCCCCAACCTCTCCCCCTCTCTCTGGGAGAATTTCCAGCCCGACCAGCTCTTCCCGGACGGCACGGCCATCTTCCCAGAACTTACATCCCCGCCTCCCCCAACGACCATGGACCCGCAGCTCCAGATGCCGACAAACATGCAAGCCCCGAACCTCGGTCAGCGGCCCATTGTGGGCGCCCAGCCTCAGCAGGTCCCTACCCGCGGCATGTCTGGGTCGCAGGGTAGCCCGCAGCTGATGTCTGGTGTTCCTGCCGGCCTGGGGATGCCGGCCACGGCCGCGCCGCAGCAGATGTTTGGCCTGGAGGGCCAGCAGTGGCCGATGCAAAGCCTGGACGGGACTCTGAATGGCGCGGCGGTGGACGCGGCCAGCCAGGACGACAActggagcagcagctcaCGCAGTGGGCCGACTGCGCCGACGACCTTGAACGTGGAAGATTGGTATGCTCCCTCTTCTCACTCCCGCCGGTTTGATTTTCATGCTCATCTTCTTTGTTTCAGGTTCCAATTCTTCGGCATCAACGGCGGCTTTGGCGATCTGGCGGCTTGATTTTGATCAAACATTGCACAAAGTTCTTCTGTAGCAGCAACCTAATCCTATCATCTACTCCTGCTGGTATATAAAATCTTTCTTCTGGACTCCCCAAAACACAGTGGAACAGGATCGGGGCGTTTtggttgttcttcttctttggttATAGTGTGTGACTTGGTTCTGTGGATATTGGTTTTGCTACGGTGTCTGCTGCGTTAGTGTTAGGAAGGCAAAATGGATTGATTCTTCTCGTCTATACTTGGTTCCTCGGCGTATGTTACAATATGGGTTGATGCCTGAGGAATTGACACCATGCACTAACCCGTATTCGGACTGGCGGATGACGGAATCGCTGCAGCCCTGTCTCGGCCAATCATCGTGCACTGCCAATTTCTGGGGCAAGCCAGAGTCATCGAGCGCATCAACAATTTTCGGTACGAACTAACCCTCTCTCTTCATACTTCAGGACACTCTGACTCCCTATATTCTTCCTTGCTTTGACTTGTCCCTACCGTCTTTCTCTCAATTAACCTTGTCacctctcctcccctccctTCGCTCGCTCCCTCTGCCCCGCTTTGCAGCGATGTCGGCGTCAGGATCCGAAGCACCCAACGCTGCGTCGGGGCCATCCAGCGCTTTGAAGAAGGCCTTCCCTCACGTCGATCTGCAGGGAAATGACCTTCCGccctcgcctgcgccgtcCAGCCCGCACGCCGGTCGCCGATATGCTATTGCCACCGAGCTGGTCTTTACCGAGGGGAACGATCAGTACAATGCCAGCAGTGTGCCAATCTACCAGGTAAGCATTGAGATACACTATTCAAACAATCAGGATATGCTGACCAGCTTGGTCATTGTAGAGCGCAACCTTCAAGCAAACGtccggcgctggcggcggcgagtATGACTACACCCGCTCAGGCAATCCCACCCGCACACACCTCGAGCGACACCTCGCCAAGATCATGTCCGCACAGCGCGCGCTGGTTGTCTCTTCCGGCATGGCTGCCCTCGACGTGATCTCGCGGCTTCTCCGACCAGGCGACGAGGTAGTCACCGGCGACGACCTGTACGGGGGCTCGAACCGGCTGCTGAAGTACCTTTCGACAAATGGCGGGATCATCGTGCACCACGTCGACACGACAGACCCCGAAAAAGTGGTCAAAGTGCTCACCCCCAAAACAGCCATGGTTCTGCTGGAAACGCCTACGAACCCACTCATCAAGATTGTGGACATTGGCAAgattgccgccgccgcacacGAAGCAAACCCGGCCTGCCTCGTCTCCGTCGACAACACCATGATGtcccctctcctcctcaacccaCTCGACCTGGGCGCCGACATTGTCTACGAGAGTGGCACGAAGTACCTATCCGGCCACCACGACCTAATGGCCGGCGTGATCGCCGCCAACgacctcgccctcgccgaaCGGTTGTATTTTACCATCAACGCATCCGGCTGCGGTCTCTCGCCCTTTGACTCCTGGCTCCTCATGCGCGGAGTGAAAACCCTGAAAGTGCgcatggagcagcagcaaaccAATGCACACCGCATcgccgagttcctcgagACCCACGGCTTCAAGGTCCGCTACCCGGGTCTGCGCTCGCACCCGCAGTACGAGTTGCATAACTCCATGGCGCGCGGCGCGGGTGCGGTGCTCTCGTTCGAAACGGGTGATGCGGCTGTGAGCGAGCGCATTGTTGAGAGTGCTAAGATCTGGGCTATCTCTGTTAGCTTTGGCTGTGTCAATAGTCTCATCAGCATGCCCTGTCGGATGAGCCATGCGAGCATTGACGCGAAGACTAGGGCGGAGCGCGCGATGCCTGAGGATCTGATTCGGTTGTGTGTCGGTattgaggatgtggatgatttgATTGATGATTTGCGACGAGCGGTAAGTTCGGTGTTGGATCCGATATCCTACCGTGAGACTTTGCTGACTTTTGCGTGCATTTAGCTCGTCCAGGCCGGCGCCGTCAATGTGACGCTGGATGGCATTCAGGCGCACCCCAGCTCGTAGTAGTATATACACACCCAATATTTCGGATGGCGTTAGGGCAATGAATATTCTCATGATTTGGTTGCAATTTCGGTGGGAACTACTGTCGGTGCTATGTATACATTCGTAGGCTGCTCATCGTTTATCCGAGCTCCGGCATCGGCCATCCGCCCGGCCCTTTCTCGTCCGTCCGGATAAGACGAACCAACCCTGTTGACTAGCCATCGACTTGACTATTCTCGGTAGtcgcctttcttttttccattCGAGTCATTCTTTTCCGACTCTCCGTTTTGTCCGATGCTTGTCCATCGTTGAAATTCATCCACTCGTTTCGAGATGCCCGAGGCCGTCGCGCAGAATGCGTCAGAATTTCCCTCCATGGCGACCATCAAACAACGCTCTCCCATCGCGCGCTCGACACCGCCGACATGGAACTCCAAGGACATAGGTCTGCGGCTCGGCGTCGATATCGCCAGCGCAATGTCAGCAGGCGCGCTGACCTGCCCGCTGATCACCATTATTGATCGGTGCGTTGTCCGACATTCCTCCCTCTAAccggccatgatgaagatAATGAAAGCTAATCGCCGTAATCGATCCTCCAGAGCAATCATTGAAAAAGCATCCAAAGGCTTCCCCATCGGCCAGACCACAGCCAACTGTTTCCGATCAATGCTCAGCAGCCCCAGTGGCTTCTTCCTCAGCGCgcccttcctcctcatctaCACCCTGTACACATCAACCTACCTAACCGCCAACACAATCGACACCGCAACCTCCACCCTGCGCAACCAGAGCTACTCCACCGTCACACCGGGGCCGGCCAAATTCATCTCCACGACGACTGTCAACATGGGGATATGTATGTACAAAGACGCGCGCTTCGCCAAGATCTTTGGCGCATCGTCCTCCCCGGCTCCTCTTTCGGAGATATACAGCCAGCCTAGTTCCGCGCTGAGGAGTCCGCCATTATCTCACTCCCACCAAAGACCCCCGCAgacagcaccagcagcgcccACCATCCCCAAGGTCTCATATTCATTATTCTGCCTCCGCGACAGCGTCACCATCTTCGCCTCCTTCAACGTCCCCGCCCTCATCGCCCCCTCAATACCAGACTTTATCGCCTCCACCCCGAACATGAAAGCCGCGACTGCGCAATTCGCCTGTCCCGCGCTGATGCAGTTCGCCAGCACGCCTATGCATCTCCTCGGCTTGGATCTGTATAACAGACAGCCGACGGGTGGCCTGCCCTGGACGGATCGCCTGGCAAGGATCCGCAGGGATTATGTGCCTAGCTGCTTTGCGCGCATGGCCAAGATTGTTCCCGCTTACGGTATTGGAGGCGTGGTCAATGTTAGAATGAGGGCCTCGTTGATGCAGTGGCTTGAGAGGAGGTGAAATCTTCCTTGCCATTGGTGATATGACTCTTTTTCTCGATCGTTGTTTGCATTTGCTCTGTTCTATCTATATACAGGCTGTGATGTGCATACATATACACTCCTACTCTCTCCACTCACCACAGTTGATTTACATGTTGGCGCcttgcttttgtttttggcgtttttgctttttgccttttgctttttgctttGAAGAAGTCGAGTCTTGCTTCACTGAAGTTCAGACAGGACTTGTTCCTCGGGAGTTGGGACTCTGCATTTCGTGTTATAGATCACTAGATGGACATGGCTCATTCATCATTTGGCGTTTTTTCgggctttcttttttgggaTTGGTTTCCTTATCTTCCTTGTCTGATATTTTGGATATTTATTCTTTTTTTGTGTAATGAAATGATTGCCAAATTTTAACATCGCAATGAACGAGCCGAAATAAGTAGCGCTTTGTCCAGTTTCCCTCTAAATTGCAGCAGATATACTTTAGTAGACAGAATACTGGAAAGAAGTTGTTCTTCAACGCATTGCTATCCCTATAAAGCAGGGCTGTCGAAGTCTTCAGGTAGACTTGACCTCAAGAATTGTAATAGATTCGCCC carries:
- a CDS encoding uncharacterized protein (ID:PFLUO_003684-T1.cds;~source:funannotate) encodes the protein MSASGSEAPNAASGPSSALKKAFPHVDLQGNDLPPSPAPSSPHAGRRYAIATELVFTEGNDQYNASSVPIYQSATFKQTSGAGGGEYDYTRSGNPTRTHLERHLAKIMSAQRALVVSSGMAALDVISRLLRPGDEVVTGDDLYGGSNRLLKYLSTNGGIIVHHVDTTDPEKVVKVLTPKTAMVLLETPTNPLIKIVDIGKIAAAAHEANPACLVSVDNTMMSPLLLNPLDLGADIVYESGTKYLSGHHDLMAGVIAANDLALAERLYFTINASGCGLSPFDSWLLMRGVKTLKVRMEQQQTNAHRIAEFLETHGFKVRYPGLRSHPQYELHNSMARGAGAVLSFETGDAAVSERIVESAKIWAISVSFGCVNSLISMPCRMSHASIDAKTRAERAMPEDLIRLCVGIEDVDDLIDDLRRALVQAGAVNVTLDGIQAHPSS
- a CDS encoding uncharacterized protein (ID:PFLUO_003685-T1.cds;~source:funannotate) yields the protein MPEAVAQNASEFPSMATIKQRSPIARSTPPTWNSKDIGLRLGVDIASAMSAGALTCPLITIIDRAIIEKASKGFPIGQTTANCFRSMLSSPSGFFLSAPFLLIYTLYTSTYLTANTIDTATSTLRNQSYSTVTPGPAKFISTTTVNMGICMYKDARFAKIFGASSSPAPLSEIYSQPSSALRSPPLSHSHQRPPQTAPAAPTIPKVSYSLFCLRDSVTIFASFNVPALIAPSIPDFIASTPNMKAATAQFACPALMQFASTPMHLLGLDLYNRQPTGGLPWTDRLARIRRDYVPSCFARMAKIVPAYGIGGVVNVRMRASLMQWLERR